A single Anas acuta chromosome 27, bAnaAcu1.1, whole genome shotgun sequence DNA region contains:
- the VAMP8 gene encoding vesicle-associated membrane protein 8, with amino-acid sequence MADAPGGSERVRDLQREVEGVKSIMSQNVERILARGENLEHLRNKTEDLEATSEHFKTTSQKMARKYWWKNTKLLLILGLLGAIILILIILLAAGVIPT; translated from the exons ATG GCGGACGCCCCGGGGGGCAGCGAGCGCGTGCGGGACCTGCAGCGGGAGGTGGAGGGGGTGAAGAGCATCATGAGCCAGAACGTGGAGCGCATCCTGGCGCGGGGGGAGAACCTCGAGCACCTCCGCAACAAGACCGAGGACCTGGAGGCCACG TCGGAGCACTTCAAGACGACGTCGCAGAAGATGGCGCGCAAGTACTGGTGGAAGAACACGAAGCTGCTCCTCATCCTCGGGCTGCTGGGCGCcatcatcctcatcctcatcatcCTCCTGGCCGCGGGCGTCATCCCCACAtag